Proteins encoded in a region of the Ziziphus jujuba cultivar Dongzao chromosome 3, ASM3175591v1 genome:
- the LOC107422745 gene encoding uncharacterized protein LOC107422745 gives MEFFHKAESVRLRSHHEKYLLAQEDGETVRQDRNGAHKRAQWNVEFVTGSDSVIRFKSCYGKYLTASTEPFLKGLSSCQKVLQTLPSPLDSTVEWEPIRDGEHIRLMSRYSHSFLRGSGGLPPWRKSVTHYPADDETEKSSLEWDVDIVGIHQGTKAHRQPPPQAPRVPVKGKTPSHPHASVQGNMTYMQYAQVGVDAGNVAVDVGNLMTHVVDEMEDAEGDGDAMGDEEGDLEAPEVEDASGFADAAEGLMGDALDMASNCLIM, from the exons ATGGAATTCTTCCACAAGGCCGAATCGGTTCGACTCCGCAGCCACCATGAAAAATACCTACTTGCCCAAGAAGATGGAGAGACGGTCAGACAGGACAGAAATGGAGCACACAAGAGAGCTCAATGGAACGTCGAGTTCGTAACCGGCTCTGACTCTGTTATCCGCTTTAAGAGCTGTTACGGCAAGTATCTCACCGCCTCCACCGAGCCATTTCTAAAAGGTTTGAGTAGCTGTCAGAAAGTTCTACAGACCCTTCCCTCACCTCTTGACTCTACGGTCGAGTGGGAACCCATAAGAGATGGGGAACACATCAGGCTCATGAGCCGCTACAGTCATAGCTTCCTCAGGGGCAGTGGAGGACTTCCACCATGGCGGAAATCGGTCACCCATTACCCAGCTGATGATGAAACAGAAAAGTCTAGCTTGGAATGGGATGTTGATATTGTTGGGATACATCAG GGTACAAAGGCTCACAGACAACCCCCTCCTCAGGCCCCTCGGGTGCCTGTCAAAGGCAAAACTCCAAGTCATCCTCATGCTTCTGTACAA GGCAATATGACTTACATGCAATATGCACAGGTAGGAGTTGATGCAGGCAATGTAGCAGTTGATGTAGGAAATCTAATGACTCATGTTGTGGATGAAATGGAAGACGCTGAAGGAGATGGGGACGCCATGGGAGACGAGGAAGGAGATTTAGAGGCACCGGAAGTTGAGGATGCATCCGGATTTGCTGATGCAGCAGAAGGTCTAATGGGAGATGCCTTGGATATGGCAAGTAATTGTCTCATTATGTAG